One genomic region from Accipiter gentilis chromosome Z, bAccGen1.1, whole genome shotgun sequence encodes:
- the AKT2 gene encoding RAC-beta serine/threonine-protein kinase has translation MNEVSVVKEGWLHKRGEYIKTWRPRYFLLKSDGSFIGYKERPETSDHSLPPLNNFSVAECQLMKTERPRPNTFVIRCLQWTTVIERTFHVDSPEEREEWMRAIQTVANSLKNQEPETDTMDYKCGSPNDSTGAEEMEVAVSKTRTKATMNDFDYLKLLGKGTFGKVILVREKATGRYYAMKILRKEVIIAKDEVAHTVTESRVLQNTRHPFLTALKYAFQTNDRLCFVMEYANGGELFFHLSRERVFTEDRARFYGAEIVSALEYLHSRDVVYRDIKLENLMLDKDGHIKITDFGLCKEGITDGATMKTFCGTPEYLAPEVLEDNDYGRAVDWWGLGVVMYEMMCGRLPFYNQDHERLFELILMEEIRFPRTLSPEAKSLLAGLLKKDPKQRLGGGPSDAKEVMEHRFFAPINWQDVVQKKLVPPFKPQVTSEIDTRYFDDEFTAQSITITPPDRYDNMGSLENDQRTHFPQFSYSASIRE, from the exons ATGAATGAAGTGTCAGTCGTGAAGGAGGGCTGGCTGCACAAGAGAG GGGAATACATCAAAACGTGGCGACCCCGGTATTTCCTGCTGAAAAGTGATGGCTCCTTCATTGGCTACAAGGAACGGCCAGAGACGTCCGACCACAGCTTGCCACCTCTGAATAACTTCTCCGTGGCAG AGTGCCAGCTGATGAAGACTGAGCGGCCTCGGCCCAACACCTTTGTCATCCGATGCTTGCAGTGGACGACAGTCATTGAGAGGACTTTCCACGTGGACTCTCCTGAAGAACG TGAGGAGTGGATGCGAGCTATCCAGACAGTAGCAAACAGCCTGAAGAACCAGGAACCAGAGACGGACACAATGGATTACAAGTGCGGATCTCCTAATGACAGCACCGGTGCTGAGGAGATGGAGGTGGCTGTCAGCAAAACCCGCACCAAGGCT ACCATGAATGATTTTGATTACCTGAAGCTCCTGGGAAAGGGTACTTTTGGCAAAGTCATCTTGGTGCGGGAAAAGGCCACTGGCCGCTATTACGCCATGAAGATCCTACGGAAAGAGGTCATCATTGCAAAA GATGAGGTGGCGCACACTGTTACAGAGAGCCGGGTACTGCAGAACACCAGGCACCCCTTCCTTACT GCGCTGAAATACGCCTTTCAGACAAACGACCGGCTGTGCTTTGTCATGGAGTACGCCAATGGTGGAGAG ctgtttTTCCACCTCTCGAGAGAACGCGTCTTCACGGAAGACCGAGCCCGTTTCTACGGTGCAGAAATAGTCTCTGCACTGGAGTACCTGCACTCCCGGGACGTGGTGTACAGGGACATTAAG CTGGAAAACCTCATGCTGGACAAAGACGGCCACATCAAAATCACTGACTTTGGGCTCTGCAAGGAAGGCATCACGGATGGAGCCACCATGAAGACTTTCTGTGGCACTCCCGAGTACCTGGCTCCAGAG GTCCTGGAGGACAACGATTATGGCCGTGCTGTGGACTGGTGGGGTCTGGGGGTCGTCATGTATGAGATGATGTGCGGTCGCCTCCCCTTCTACAACCAGGACCACGAACGTCTCTTCGAGCTGATCCTCATGGAGGAGATTCGCTTCCCTCGTACCCTCAGCCCCGAGGCCAaatccttgctggctgggctgctcAAGAAGGATCCCAAACAGAG GCTCGGCGGAGGTCCCAGCGATGCCAAGGAAGTGATGGAGCATCGCTTCTTCGCCCCCATCAACTGGCAGGATGTGGTTCAGAAGAAG ctggtCCCGCCATTCAAGCCCCAAGTGACATCCGAGATTGACACACGGTATTTCGATGACGAGTTCACTGCCCAATCCATCACCATCACCCCACCGGATCGCT ATGACAACATGGGCTCCCTGGAGAATGACCAGCGGACACACTTCCCCCAGTTCTCCTACTCCGCCAGCATACGGGAGTAA
- the CZH19orf47 gene encoding uncharacterized protein C19orf47 homolog, with product MVSVTMATSEWIQFFKEAGIPPGPAVNYAVMFVDNRIQKNMLMDLNKEIMNELGITVVGDIIAILKHAKIVYRQEMCKAATELLCPSSPNIQAELRRNANSAASRMIANSLSRDSPPATPLRPRPHTSKISVTVSNKLASAKAGLCDTADENPTIPVKRRRVTAEMEGKYIINMPKGTTPRTKKILEQQAAKGLQRTSVFDRLGAEAKADATTGGKPTGVFSRLGDTLGTDGDKATESDDDCSVLQYAGVLKKLAKPPRKESTELGGTIKAKATSSEAKPVTVTAAIQQLGHRNTTGIRMAAKPQPAVAKIGGISIATMPVEAQDGNVTSTKDKSEPEFRVTIKRTWGCAKVSSTSETPGAQMDSAGTVSVFKRLGKKTD from the exons ATGGTGTCCGTCACAATGG CGACATCTGAATggattcagtttttcaaagaagcTGGCATCCCCCCGGGCCCCGCCGTCAACTACGCTGTCATGTTTGTGGATAACAG gatccagaagaacatGTTGATGGATCTGAACAAGGAGATCATGAATGAGCTGGGCATCACAGTGGTGGGAGACATCATCGCCATTCTCAAACACGCCAAAATCGTGTACAGGCAG gagatGTGCAAGGCGGCCACCGAATtgctctgccccagctcccccAACATTCAAGCTGAGCTGCGCCGCAATGCCAACAGTG CTGCCAGCCGGATGATTGCCAACAGCCTAAGCAGAGACTCGCCTCCCGCCACCCCACTTCGACCACGGCCCCACACCTCCAAAATCTCTGTCACCGTCTCCAACAAACTGGCCTCTGCGAAGGCAG GTTTATGTGACACGGCAGATGAAAATCCAACGATCCCAGTAAAACGCCGCCGGGTGACGGCAGAAATGGAAGGGAAATACATCATTAACATGCCCAAGGGCACGACACCGAGGACAAAGAAAATCCTGGAGCAGCAAGCGGCCAAAG GTCTGCAGAGGACGTCTGTCTTTGACCGGCTGGGAGCTGAGGCAAAAGCAGACGCAACCACAGGAGGCAAG CCCACAGGGGTCTTCAGCAGACTGGGTGACACCTTGGGGACCGATGGGGACAAAGCCACTGAGAGTGACGATGACTGCTCTGTTCTCCAGTACGCCGGCGTCCTAAAAAAACTCGCCAAACCTCCCCGTAAGGAAAGCACTGAGCTGGGAGGGACCATCAAGGCGAAAGCCACCAGTTCAGAAGCCAAACCGGTCACTGTCACTGCCGCCATCCAGCAGCTTGGTCATAGGAACACCACCGGTATCCGTATGGCGGCGAAACCACAACCGGCAGTAGCCAAAATTGGTGGCATCAGTATTGCCACGATGCCAGTCGAAGCCCAGGATGGCAATGTCACCAGCACAAAGGATAAAAGCGAACCCGAATTTCGGGTGACAAtcaaaaggacctgggggtgcgcGAAGGTGAGCAGCACCAGCGAGACCCCCGGTGCTCAGATGGACAGCGCCGGCACTGTTAGCGTCTTTAAACGGCTGGGGAAGAAAACGGATTGA
- the PLD3 gene encoding 5'-3' exonuclease PLD3 codes for MNPDGAYKQLDPLEDRGAQPTRFLLKCSRSALLSTILLALFILIFFLFNLRLNSVLRSDARSDAGGDARSCGDTCRIVLVESIPEGMTFSDGSVPNPSTFSTWMNLLGTVTHSLDIASFYWTMTNEDTRTHEPSAAQGEQILEELLQLSQRGVTVRIAVSHPSARSPLNDLQALEQSGAVVRTVDMPRLTGGVLHTKFWLVDGTHLYIGSANMDWRSLTQVKELGAAVYNCSCLAKDLGKIFEAYWALGVPGASIPVPWPANYSTTFNMETPLELKLNDTDAAIYFSSSPPALCATGRTQDLGALLSVIDAAEDFVDIAVMSYLPTTEFSHPQRFWPAIDNRLRKAVFERRVKVRLLAGCWRHSQVTMFPFLKSLAAVADNRTRYSVEVRLFMVPASAAQAQIPYARVNHNKYMVTEKVAYIGTSNWSGDYFVRTAGSALVVNQTVSAAGTSTIRDQLQAVFERDWSSQYSADISNAERWETVCGSR; via the exons ATGAATCCCGACGGCGCCTACAAGCAG CTGGACCCACTGGAGGACCGTGGGGCTCAGCCCACACGCTTCCTGCTGAAG TGCTCCCGCAGTGCATTGCTCTCCACCATCCTCCTTGCcctcttcatcctcatcttcttcctcttcaatcTCCGGCTGAACTCAGTCCTCCGCAGTGATGCCAGAAGTGATGCTGGCGGCGATGCCAGATCCTGTGGTGACACATGCCG GATTGTCCTGGTGGAGAGCATCCCAGAGGGAATGACCTTCAGTGATGGTTCCGTGCCAAATCCATCCACCTTCTCCACGTGGATGAACCTCTTGGGGACCGTCACACACAGCCTGGACATCGCCTCCTTCTACTGGACCATGACCAATGAGGACACACGGACACATGAACCCTCTGCCGCCCAG GGTGAACAAATCCTGGAAGAACTCCTCCAATTATCCCAGCGTGGCGTCACCGTCCGAATAGCTGTCAGCCACCCGTCAGCAAGATCACCCCTGAATGATCTCCAAGCACTGGAGCAGAGTG GTGCTGTGGTGCGCACCGTTGATATGCCACGGCTCACTGGCGGTGTGCTGCACACCAAGTTTTGGCTCGTTGATGGCACCCACCTCTACATTGGGAGCGCCAACATGGACTGGAGGTCTTTGACCCAG GTGAAGGAGCTTGGCGCTGCCGTCTACAACTGCAGCTGCTTGGCCAAAGATTTAGGCAAAATTTTTGAAGCTTATTGGGCTCTTGGTGTTCCCGGTGCTTCCATCCCGGTACCGTGGCCGGCAAATTATTCCACCACCTTCAACATGGAGACGCCATTGGAACTGAAGCTCAACGACACCGATGCTGCCATCTACTTCTCG AGCTCCCCGCCAGCTCTCTGTGCCACTGGTCGGACCCAGGATCTTGGTGCCCTCCTCAGTGTAATCGATGCCGCTGAGGACTTTGTGGACATCGCAGTGATGAGCTACCTACCCACCACCGAATTCTCCCACCCCCAAAG ATTTTGGCCAGCAATTGATAACAGGCTGCGGAAAGCCGTCTTCGAACGCCGGGTCAAGGTTCGCTTGTTGGCGGGTTGTTGGCGTCACAGCCAAGTGACCATGTTCCCCTTCCTCAAATCCCTTGCCGCTGTCGCCGATAATAGGACCCGCTACAGCGTGGAGGTG CGGCTTTTCATGGTGCCGGCGAGTGCAGCGCAAGCCCAGATCCCCTACGCCCGGGTGAACCACAACAAGTACATGGTGACGGAGAAGGTGGCATATATCG GGACATCCAACTGGTCTGGTGACTACTTTGTGCGGACAGCGGGATCGGCACTGGTGGTGAACCAGACAGTGAGTGCTGCCGGCACCAGCACCATCCGGGACCAGCTGCAGGCAGTTTTTGAGCGGGATTGGAGCTCCCAGTACAGTGCCGACATCAGCAATGCAGAGCGGTGGGAGACCGTCTGTGGCTCCCGTTAG